A window of the Cololabis saira isolate AMF1-May2022 chromosome 19, fColSai1.1, whole genome shotgun sequence genome harbors these coding sequences:
- the LOC133419034 gene encoding nuclear factor 7, brain-like: MDEKTLKDFLSCHVCLETFKDPVSLSCSHNFCSSCLKEFWEQNKSRNCPICKRKSSKDPLVNFSLKGIADSLAGRQTGGSSETEKEEKREEEVCKKHPGTTPLFCRDEQRAVCPVCEFSLHQNHKVVPVEEAVGELKELLKSDLKSLQDKRNKYKQVEETYKDVVQHSEKQLLSTEKQIRAEFNKLQQFLKEEEESRLAALREEEEQKGRRISRERKRIQEQISSLSDSISAVEEELQKDNMSFLSRYKPTRDRAREQSSVSDPRLLSGTLVDEAKHLGNLAFRVWEKMGDQVHFSPLVLDPNTAGRSLYLSADLTSVRKGDTWQQLPDNPERNDKYASVFGSEGLTSGKHSWEVEVGDHPDWNVGLVKDSVDRKNKRHSSPEYGIWCLWHGDGKYANGVSEIVTVETSLRRIRVQLDYDGGTVSFYNAEDMTHICTHRDTFTEKLFPYFNVGKSGDAKTSEIRICQTRKR; the protein is encoded by the coding sequence ATGGATGAGAAAACTCTTAAAGATTTTCTGAGCTGCCACGTTTGTTTAGAGACTTTCAAAGATCCAGTGTCTCTGAGCTGCAGCCACAACTTCTGTTCAAGCTGCCTGAAAGAGTTCTgggaacaaaataaaagcagaaactgtcccatctgtaaaagaaaatcttctaAAGATCCTCTTGTGAACTTTTCACTGAAGGGAATTGCCGACTCTTTGGCTGGAAGACAGACAGGTGGATCGTCTGAgactgaaaaagaagaaaagagggaggaggaAGTTTGTAAGAAACACCCAGGAACAACTCCACTGTTCTGTAGAGACGAACAGAGAGCTGTGTGTCCTGTCTGTGAGTTTTCTCTGCACCAGAACCACAAAGTGGTTCCTGTAGAAGAAGCAGTCGgtgagctgaaggagctgctgaaatCTGACTTAAAGTCTCTGCAGGACAAGAGGAACAAATACAAACAAGTGGAGGAAACATATAAAGATGTGGTTCAACACTCGGAGAAGCAGCTGCTGTCCACAGAGAAGCAGATCAGAGCAGAGTTCAacaaactccagcagttcctgaaggaggaagaggagtccagACTGGCAGCtctgagggaggaagaggagcagaagGGGAGGAGGATCAgcagggagaggaagaggatccAGGAGCAGATCTCCTCTCTGTCAGACAGCATCTCTGCTGTTGAAGAAgagctgcagaaagacaacATGTCGTTCCTCAGCAGGTACAAACCCACTCGGGACAGAGCCAGAGAGCAGAGCTCAGTGTCAGATCCACGGCTGCTCTCAGGAACTCTGGTAGACGAGGCCAAACACCTGGGAAACCTGGCCTTCAGAGTCTGGGAGAAGATGGGGGACCAGGTCCACTTCAGCCCGCTGGTTCTGGACCCAAACACTGCAGGACGCTCTCTCTATCTGTCTGCTGATCTGACCAGTGTGAGGAAGGGAGATACATGGCAGCAGCTTCCTGATAATCCAGAGAGAAACGACAAGTATGCCAGTGTTTTTGGTTCTGAGGGTTTGACCTCAGGGAAACACAgctgggaggtggaggtgggagaTCATCCTGACTGGAATGTTGGTTTGGTTAAAGACTCCGTTGACAGGAAGAACAAGAGACATTCTTCACCTGAATATGGAATCTGGTGTTTATGGCATGGTGATGGAAAATACGCCAATGGTGTTAGTGAGATTGTCACGGTGGAGACGAGTCTCCGGAGGATCAGAGTCCAGCTGGACTATGATGGGGGGACGGTTTCCTTCTACAACGCTGAAGACATGACACACATCTGCACTCACAGAGACACTTTCACTGAGAAACTCTTCCCTTATTTCAATGTTGGAAAGTCTGGTGATGCAAAAACTTCTGAGATCAGAATCTGTCAGACAAGGAAAAGATAA